In Anomaloglossus baeobatrachus isolate aAnoBae1 chromosome 3, aAnoBae1.hap1, whole genome shotgun sequence, one genomic interval encodes:
- the CASP8AP2 gene encoding CASP8-associated protein 2 isoform X2, which yields MEGHSKMLVIQGHSEEDIMHFQDLYASPAKSDASSVDIYDGLDITTLTEQAVEKSSPSRNCLDLYEEILTEEVTAKETSYNDLSTEYEKSQKQMKQLINKLKEMQSMNSSLQNENQCLKKNISALIKTARVEITRKEDEINRLNQRLGAPGNNHSFRPNPIPLMNINKSQSDYDDLSKTTRNTENVPKKATTLQSKDITNRYSKILCDKETTCRESSQTCSSINKPIAKQCKESTVKSSHVETPSLEANDTNKKKMGLDNLNKVTERNRTKESPKSSSANLVSERFELKEKVPKSPLICGRNESTQEKRTSKSEAGCEREDRKYHSSSSKEKMHLKGPDKEKEVRKYERSPHRRESRAYEKEKSTELRYKTAEKSEELRRSKRTHISTPKDDGSHKILEQSDFKRSSESVRKDNRSSESKHGSKDSKQSKSENATKNKPDYEKKTERSDRERRDEKKRYRDDDDRSRHDRKDKVHQTKEKESSRKDKGSHSKVSEKSKKSEKVKVESCQKDLKLSFMETLNLTLSPIKRPPDDTQQESPVATSKDCEVEKNIAKDSSKLCTIENNVDSLCDQQTDLTHNPLLSTGNISSKVLSTEESKQISPSEPVIDLMGQPNSAVDENELLETLTVDAKQLVPTDLPTEDSEVMEMHNPSDGSDFIDLDSFIEIDRCSGSPCSEAPNVSTPAEQTQDNSILEPSEEAEDKAMKLKSNLTESPKELPETNIKSTCLAASDEINKENCQPVNKQDFGCKIPAATSNDLEEGEILSEEEEVSNQTIQPISNPGQLVPDHVISVTKSQPGQDSEPLSKTEKLIIHPKKSAIKKKTKIDTQPKLSAFPIIKQRNVSADSCLDGILKIVTPSSIQDVLQMLRIIRKHIRKKYMKFKIQFSLTQFHRVIEAGTLHFITLVRNLDWSSICSAPEKLQKKLCKQIESRLKKLKKNGIVDRIFEQHLLDMKKRLWKFVEEQLDSLFDILKAAIVKFCDKAEVEKDTKSCTITQKSDLVSNSQNEKSKCLDKHASHKSGSVTCLRKLDFQSQMKISHPKTSNDIEMAVPVELVKELGPTFVNAINVDIISSKVSPTAKLHLRSPAKMSTSNEQFAKSQQNTSGLSFNLVNDDHMGDIFKSLLHDSDNLPYNNLPESMLILGTPEKSVSSQKFDNLNTENKTPPKESFSWSLISSSPVPTFPRLETVLNPDVFDENCLLETPTSASTGKSFNGSDDRLKSYSSILLEDLAVSLTVPSPLKSDSHLSFLRPTCVTEPISEVDGKCCEGSVLEEDDATEQDIHLTLDSDNSSVGSLEDSGEIGSFQYHPSEPMQAVIMEKSNDHFIVKIRRAVSSSPPVSDSSPERTDKADLRSIRAMEGNTIEMEPKQDTKSEEHDSLMLHYDHLDSAIVAENCTVATEISESVPLTVQENESVFKVPSSRSKPVDTPAEIKQTADDIKPSELDTENATNCVKEACNPDPPADILPMETFDDHTVDLNLKKKKRKSLDGEPFAKRQKKLSPPDKAIGMMRNMIKDLHLEKSNKRKHKRAVSDGAINVQSSNDSPTNLSAKNVIKKKGEVVVSWTRDEDRAILLECQKLGPTKKTFVFVSSSMNKYPHQVEERFRQLMKLFKKSRNSSS from the exons agCAAGCAGTTGAAAAAAGCAGCCCTTCAAGAAACTGCTTGGACCTATATGAAGAAATCCTAACAGAGGAAGTAACTGCTAAAGAAACTTCATATAATGAT CTAAGTACTGAATACGAGAAATCCCAAAAACAAATGAAACAATTGATTAATAAACTGAAGGAAATGCAGTCTATG AACTCCAGTTTGCAAAATGAAAATCAGTGCTTAAAAAAGAATATATCTGCCCTTATTAAAACAGCCCGAGTAGAAATTACACGTAAAGAAGATGAGATCAACAGACTGAATCAGAG GTTGGGTGCACCAGGAAACAACCACAGTTTTAGACCCAATCCAATACCATTAATGAATATCAATAAATCGCAATCTGATTATGATGACCTCTCAAAGACCACAAGAAACACCGAGAATGTGCCAAAGAAAGCCACTACCTTACAATCTAAAGACATAACTAATCGATATTCTAAAATTCTTTGTGATAAGGAGACTACTTGTAGGGAAAGTAGCCAAACATGTTCATCTATAAATAAACCTATTGCTAAGCAGTGCAAAGAGAGTACAGTAAAGAGTTCACATGTAGAGACTCCATCCTTAGAAGCGAATGAtacaaataagaaaaaaatgggcTTGGATAACCTAAATAAGGTCACTGAGAGAAATCGGACAAAGGAAAGCCCAAAATCTAGCTCTGCCAATTTAGTTAGTGAAAGATTTGAACTAAAAGAAAAGGTACCTAAATCACCTCTAATATGTGGACGAAATGAATCCACTCAGGAAAAGAGAACTTCGAAGTCTGAAGCCGGCTGTGAGAGAGAAGACCGCAAATACCATTCAAGCTCCTCTAAAGAAAAAATGCATCTTAAAGGTCCAGATAAAGAAAAAGAAGTAAGAAAATATGAAAGGTCTCCACACAGAAGGGAGTCCAGAGCatatgaaaaagaaaaaagcaCAGAATTGAGGTATAAGACAGCTGAAAAAAGTGAAGAGCTACGAAGATCTAAAAGAACACACATTTCAACCCCAAAGGACGATGGTTCCCATAAGATTTTGGAGCAGAGTGATTTTAAAAGAAGTAGCGAATCAGTAAGAAAGGATAATCGTTCCTCAGAGTCCAAACATGGAAGCAAGGATTCAAAACAAAGCAAATctgaaaatgcaacaaaaaataaGCCTGATTATGAAAAGAAAACTGAAAGATCTGATCGTGAAAGGAGAGATGAAAAGAAAAGATATAGAGATGATGATGATAGAAGTAGACATGATCGAAAGGATAAAGTgcaccaaacaaaagaaaaagaatcaTCACGGAAAGATAAAGGCTCCCATTCTAAAGTGAGTGAGAAGAGCAAAAAAAGCGAAAAAGTTAAAGTGGAAAGCTGCCAAAAAGATCTGAAACTGTCATTTATGGAGACCCTTAATTTAACACTTTCTCCCATTAAAAGACCACCTGATGACACACAGCAGGAGAGCCCCGTTGCCACCAGTAAAGACTGTGAGGTGGAGAAAAACATAGCTAAAGACTCGTCAAAGCTATGCACGATTGAAAACAATGTGGACTCTCTCTGTGATCAACAGACTGACTTAACACACAATCCACTTCTTTCAACGGGTAATATTTCATCCAAAGTTTTAAGTACTGAAGAATCCAAACAAATATCTCCATCTGAACCTGTTATAGACCTGATGGGGCAACCAAATTCAGCTGTTGATGAGAACGAGTTACTGGAAACGTTAACAGTAGATGCTAAACAGCTTGTGCCTACTGACTTACCTACAGAGGACTCTGAAGTGATGGAAATGCACAATCCTTCTGATGGTTCAGATTTTATTGATCTTGATTCATTTATAGAAATTGATAGATGCAGTGGTAGCCCTTGTTCTGAAGCTCCTAATGTGTCTACACCTGCTGAACAGACTCAAGATAACAGTATCTTAGAGCCAAGTGAAGAAGCAGAAGACAAAGCAATGAAACTAAAATCAAACCTAACTGAATCCCCAAAAG AATTACCAGAGACAAATATCAAATCCACCTGTTTAGCGGCATCTGatgaaataaataaagaaaattgtCAACCAGTCAACAAGCAAGACTTTGGCTGTAAAATTCCTGCAGCGACTTCTAATGATTTGGAAGAAGGAGAGATTTTAAGTGAAGAGGAGGAAGTATCTAACCAAACAATCCAACCTATAAGTAATCCTGGCCAATTAGTTCCTGACCACGTGATAAGTGTGACTAAAAGCCAGCCTGGTCAAGATAGTGAGCCTTTGTCCAAAACGGAGAAGCTGATTATACATCCAAAAAAATCTGctattaaaaagaaaacaaaaattgaCACACAACCAAAATTGTCAGCATTTCCAATCATTAAACAAAGAAATGTAAGTGCAGATTCTTGCCTTGATGGGATCTTAAAAATTGTCACCCCATCAAGTATCCAAGATGTTCTACAGATGTTACGGATTATAAGAAAACACATCCGAAAAAAATACATGAAATTTAAGATTCAGTTTTCTCTTACTCAGTTCCATCGCGTAATTGAAGCAGGAACATTACATTTTATTACTTTGGTAAGAAATCTAGACTGGTCCAGCATATGTTCTGCACCCGAAAAACTCCAGAAAAAGCTTTGTAAGCAAATTGAGAGCAGACTGAAAAAGTTGAAAAAGAATGGGATTGTTGACAGAATTTTTGAACAACATCTCCTTGATATGAAGAAAAGACTGTGGAAATTTGTAGAGGAGCAACTTGATTCGTTGTTCGACATCCTGAAGGCAGCGATTGTGAAATTTTGTGACAAGGCTGAAGTAGAAAAAGATACAAAATCTTGTACTATTACACAAAAATCTGATCTTGTATCAAATTCTCAAAATGAGAAAAGCAAATGTTTAGATAAACACGCTTCACACAAATCTGGATCAGTTACCTGTCTAAGAAAACTTGACTTCCAAAGTCAAATGAAAATTTCACATCCCAAGACCTCAAATGATATTGAAATGGCTGTGCCAGTAGAACTTGTAAAGGAGTTAGGACCAACTTTTGTTAACGCCATTAATGTTGATATCATATCTAGCAAAGTCAGCCCAACTGCAAAACTTCATCTTCGTTCACCCGCCAAGATGTCTACATCTAATGAACAGTTTGCCAAAAGTCAACAAAATACATCAGGTTTATCCTTTAATTTGGTAAATGACGATCACATGGGGGACATTTTTAAGAGCTTGCTTCATGATTCTGATAATTTGCCCTATAACAACTTGCCAGAAAGCATGTTAATATTAGGAACTCCTGAAAAATCTGTATcaagtcaaaaatttgacaatttGAACACTGAAAATAAAACTCCACCAAAAGAGTCTTTTTCCTGGTCCTTAATCTCGTCTTCACCTGTTCCAACTTTCCCTCGTCTTGAAACTGTACTGAACCCTGATGTCTTCGATGAAAACTGTTTATTAGAGACTCCTACCAGTGCCTCTACCGGCAAGTCCTTCAATGGCTCTGACGATCGGCTCAAATCTTATTCTTCAATTCTTTTGGAAGATCTGGCAGTATCTTTAACTGTTCCTTCACCTTTGAAATCAGATTCACATCTTAGTTTTCTTAGACCAACTTGTGTTACTGAACCTATATCAGAGGTTGATGGAAAGTGCTGtgagggatctgtactggaagaaGATGATGCGACTGAACAAGACATACACTTAACTTTGGATTCTGATAACTCAAGTGTTGGATCTTTGGAAGATTCAGGGGAAATAGGCAGCTTTCAGTACCATCCAAGTGAACCCATGCAGGCTGTTATAATGGAAAAGTCAAATGACCATTTCATTGTTAAAATAAGACGTGCTGTGTCTTCTAGTCCTCCGGTTTCTGATTCCTCACCAGAACGGACTGATAAAGCCGACCTAAGATCTATAAGAGCTATGGAAGGTAATACCATTGAAATGGAACCCAAGCAGGACACAAAGTCAGAAGAACATGACAGTCTAATGCTTCATTATGATCACTTAGATTCTGCTATTGTTGCAGAGAATTGTACAGTTGCTACAGAGATATCGGAGAGTGTCCCCCTCACAGTACAAGAAAATGAATCTGTGTTTAAGGTGCCTTCTAGTAGGAGTAAACCTGTAGACACCCCAGCTGAAATAAAACAAACTGCTGATGATATAAAGCCTTCTGAACTGGATACGGAAAATGCTACAAACTGTGTTAAGGAAGCATGCAATCCAGATCCACCTGCAGACATATTACCTATGGAAACATTTGATGACCACACCGTGGACTTAAatttgaagaaaaagaaaaggaaatcaTTAGATGGGGAACCATTTGCCAAACGTCAGAAAAAGTTATCTCCTCCTGACAAGGCTATAGGTATGATGCGTAATATGATTAAAGACTTGCACTTAGAGAAATCCAATAAGAGGAAACACAAAAGAGCTGTTAGTGATGGTGCTATAAACGTCCAGTCCTCCAATGACTCTCCAACTAACCTGTCTGCAAAGAACGTCATCAAAAAGAAGGGAGAAGTTGTTGTATCTTGGACAAG
- the CASP8AP2 gene encoding CASP8-associated protein 2 isoform X1, whose translation MEGHSKMLVIQGHSEEDIMHFQDLYASPAKSDASSVDIYDGLDITTLTEQAVEKSSPSRNCLDLYEEILTEEVTAKETSYNDLSTEYEKSQKQMKQLINKLKEMQSMNSSLQNENQCLKKNISALIKTARVEITRKEDEINRLNQRLGAPGNNHSFRPNPIPLMNINKSQSDYDDLSKTTRNTENVPKKATTLQSKDITNRYSKILCDKETTCRESSQTCSSINKPIAKQCKESTVKSSHVETPSLEANDTNKKKMGLDNLNKVTERNRTKESPKSSSANLVSERFELKEKVPKSPLICGRNESTQEKRTSKSEAGCEREDRKYHSSSSKEKMHLKGPDKEKEVRKYERSPHRRESRAYEKEKSTELRYKTAEKSEELRRSKRTHISTPKDDGSHKILEQSDFKRSSESVRKDNRSSESKHGSKDSKQSKSENATKNKPDYEKKTERSDRERRDEKKRYRDDDDRSRHDRKDKVHQTKEKESSRKDKGSHSKVSEKSKKSEKVKVESCQKDLKLSFMETLNLTLSPIKRPPDDTQQESPVATSKDCEVEKNIAKDSSKLCTIENNVDSLCDQQTDLTHNPLLSTGNISSKVLSTEESKQISPSEPVIDLMGQPNSAVDENELLETLTVDAKQLVPTDLPTEDSEVMEMHNPSDGSDFIDLDSFIEIDRCSGSPCSEAPNVSTPAEQTQDNSILEPSEEAEDKAMKLKSNLTESPKGICKSSDTDVVNISIQGIEHKHCFHDEGSIDFLFLRHIPKLLSPLKSPARPKALHTLERTAKASVVCNLHKELPETNIKSTCLAASDEINKENCQPVNKQDFGCKIPAATSNDLEEGEILSEEEEVSNQTIQPISNPGQLVPDHVISVTKSQPGQDSEPLSKTEKLIIHPKKSAIKKKTKIDTQPKLSAFPIIKQRNVSADSCLDGILKIVTPSSIQDVLQMLRIIRKHIRKKYMKFKIQFSLTQFHRVIEAGTLHFITLVRNLDWSSICSAPEKLQKKLCKQIESRLKKLKKNGIVDRIFEQHLLDMKKRLWKFVEEQLDSLFDILKAAIVKFCDKAEVEKDTKSCTITQKSDLVSNSQNEKSKCLDKHASHKSGSVTCLRKLDFQSQMKISHPKTSNDIEMAVPVELVKELGPTFVNAINVDIISSKVSPTAKLHLRSPAKMSTSNEQFAKSQQNTSGLSFNLVNDDHMGDIFKSLLHDSDNLPYNNLPESMLILGTPEKSVSSQKFDNLNTENKTPPKESFSWSLISSSPVPTFPRLETVLNPDVFDENCLLETPTSASTGKSFNGSDDRLKSYSSILLEDLAVSLTVPSPLKSDSHLSFLRPTCVTEPISEVDGKCCEGSVLEEDDATEQDIHLTLDSDNSSVGSLEDSGEIGSFQYHPSEPMQAVIMEKSNDHFIVKIRRAVSSSPPVSDSSPERTDKADLRSIRAMEGNTIEMEPKQDTKSEEHDSLMLHYDHLDSAIVAENCTVATEISESVPLTVQENESVFKVPSSRSKPVDTPAEIKQTADDIKPSELDTENATNCVKEACNPDPPADILPMETFDDHTVDLNLKKKKRKSLDGEPFAKRQKKLSPPDKAIGMMRNMIKDLHLEKSNKRKHKRAVSDGAINVQSSNDSPTNLSAKNVIKKKGEVVVSWTRDEDRAILLECQKLGPTKKTFVFVSSSMNKYPHQVEERFRQLMKLFKKSRNSSS comes from the exons agCAAGCAGTTGAAAAAAGCAGCCCTTCAAGAAACTGCTTGGACCTATATGAAGAAATCCTAACAGAGGAAGTAACTGCTAAAGAAACTTCATATAATGAT CTAAGTACTGAATACGAGAAATCCCAAAAACAAATGAAACAATTGATTAATAAACTGAAGGAAATGCAGTCTATG AACTCCAGTTTGCAAAATGAAAATCAGTGCTTAAAAAAGAATATATCTGCCCTTATTAAAACAGCCCGAGTAGAAATTACACGTAAAGAAGATGAGATCAACAGACTGAATCAGAG GTTGGGTGCACCAGGAAACAACCACAGTTTTAGACCCAATCCAATACCATTAATGAATATCAATAAATCGCAATCTGATTATGATGACCTCTCAAAGACCACAAGAAACACCGAGAATGTGCCAAAGAAAGCCACTACCTTACAATCTAAAGACATAACTAATCGATATTCTAAAATTCTTTGTGATAAGGAGACTACTTGTAGGGAAAGTAGCCAAACATGTTCATCTATAAATAAACCTATTGCTAAGCAGTGCAAAGAGAGTACAGTAAAGAGTTCACATGTAGAGACTCCATCCTTAGAAGCGAATGAtacaaataagaaaaaaatgggcTTGGATAACCTAAATAAGGTCACTGAGAGAAATCGGACAAAGGAAAGCCCAAAATCTAGCTCTGCCAATTTAGTTAGTGAAAGATTTGAACTAAAAGAAAAGGTACCTAAATCACCTCTAATATGTGGACGAAATGAATCCACTCAGGAAAAGAGAACTTCGAAGTCTGAAGCCGGCTGTGAGAGAGAAGACCGCAAATACCATTCAAGCTCCTCTAAAGAAAAAATGCATCTTAAAGGTCCAGATAAAGAAAAAGAAGTAAGAAAATATGAAAGGTCTCCACACAGAAGGGAGTCCAGAGCatatgaaaaagaaaaaagcaCAGAATTGAGGTATAAGACAGCTGAAAAAAGTGAAGAGCTACGAAGATCTAAAAGAACACACATTTCAACCCCAAAGGACGATGGTTCCCATAAGATTTTGGAGCAGAGTGATTTTAAAAGAAGTAGCGAATCAGTAAGAAAGGATAATCGTTCCTCAGAGTCCAAACATGGAAGCAAGGATTCAAAACAAAGCAAATctgaaaatgcaacaaaaaataaGCCTGATTATGAAAAGAAAACTGAAAGATCTGATCGTGAAAGGAGAGATGAAAAGAAAAGATATAGAGATGATGATGATAGAAGTAGACATGATCGAAAGGATAAAGTgcaccaaacaaaagaaaaagaatcaTCACGGAAAGATAAAGGCTCCCATTCTAAAGTGAGTGAGAAGAGCAAAAAAAGCGAAAAAGTTAAAGTGGAAAGCTGCCAAAAAGATCTGAAACTGTCATTTATGGAGACCCTTAATTTAACACTTTCTCCCATTAAAAGACCACCTGATGACACACAGCAGGAGAGCCCCGTTGCCACCAGTAAAGACTGTGAGGTGGAGAAAAACATAGCTAAAGACTCGTCAAAGCTATGCACGATTGAAAACAATGTGGACTCTCTCTGTGATCAACAGACTGACTTAACACACAATCCACTTCTTTCAACGGGTAATATTTCATCCAAAGTTTTAAGTACTGAAGAATCCAAACAAATATCTCCATCTGAACCTGTTATAGACCTGATGGGGCAACCAAATTCAGCTGTTGATGAGAACGAGTTACTGGAAACGTTAACAGTAGATGCTAAACAGCTTGTGCCTACTGACTTACCTACAGAGGACTCTGAAGTGATGGAAATGCACAATCCTTCTGATGGTTCAGATTTTATTGATCTTGATTCATTTATAGAAATTGATAGATGCAGTGGTAGCCCTTGTTCTGAAGCTCCTAATGTGTCTACACCTGCTGAACAGACTCAAGATAACAGTATCTTAGAGCCAAGTGAAGAAGCAGAAGACAAAGCAATGAAACTAAAATCAAACCTAACTGAATCCCCAAAAGGTATATGTAAATCTTCAGATACTGACGTTGTAAACATAAGCATACAAGGAATTGAGCATAAGCATTGTTTCCATGATGAAGGCTCTATTGACTTTCTTTTTCTAAGACATATTCCAAAACTCCTCAGCCCACTGAAAAGCCCAGCCCGGCCTAAAGCTCTGCATACACTTGAGCGCACAGCTAAGGCATCTGTAGTGTGCAATTTACATAAAG AATTACCAGAGACAAATATCAAATCCACCTGTTTAGCGGCATCTGatgaaataaataaagaaaattgtCAACCAGTCAACAAGCAAGACTTTGGCTGTAAAATTCCTGCAGCGACTTCTAATGATTTGGAAGAAGGAGAGATTTTAAGTGAAGAGGAGGAAGTATCTAACCAAACAATCCAACCTATAAGTAATCCTGGCCAATTAGTTCCTGACCACGTGATAAGTGTGACTAAAAGCCAGCCTGGTCAAGATAGTGAGCCTTTGTCCAAAACGGAGAAGCTGATTATACATCCAAAAAAATCTGctattaaaaagaaaacaaaaattgaCACACAACCAAAATTGTCAGCATTTCCAATCATTAAACAAAGAAATGTAAGTGCAGATTCTTGCCTTGATGGGATCTTAAAAATTGTCACCCCATCAAGTATCCAAGATGTTCTACAGATGTTACGGATTATAAGAAAACACATCCGAAAAAAATACATGAAATTTAAGATTCAGTTTTCTCTTACTCAGTTCCATCGCGTAATTGAAGCAGGAACATTACATTTTATTACTTTGGTAAGAAATCTAGACTGGTCCAGCATATGTTCTGCACCCGAAAAACTCCAGAAAAAGCTTTGTAAGCAAATTGAGAGCAGACTGAAAAAGTTGAAAAAGAATGGGATTGTTGACAGAATTTTTGAACAACATCTCCTTGATATGAAGAAAAGACTGTGGAAATTTGTAGAGGAGCAACTTGATTCGTTGTTCGACATCCTGAAGGCAGCGATTGTGAAATTTTGTGACAAGGCTGAAGTAGAAAAAGATACAAAATCTTGTACTATTACACAAAAATCTGATCTTGTATCAAATTCTCAAAATGAGAAAAGCAAATGTTTAGATAAACACGCTTCACACAAATCTGGATCAGTTACCTGTCTAAGAAAACTTGACTTCCAAAGTCAAATGAAAATTTCACATCCCAAGACCTCAAATGATATTGAAATGGCTGTGCCAGTAGAACTTGTAAAGGAGTTAGGACCAACTTTTGTTAACGCCATTAATGTTGATATCATATCTAGCAAAGTCAGCCCAACTGCAAAACTTCATCTTCGTTCACCCGCCAAGATGTCTACATCTAATGAACAGTTTGCCAAAAGTCAACAAAATACATCAGGTTTATCCTTTAATTTGGTAAATGACGATCACATGGGGGACATTTTTAAGAGCTTGCTTCATGATTCTGATAATTTGCCCTATAACAACTTGCCAGAAAGCATGTTAATATTAGGAACTCCTGAAAAATCTGTATcaagtcaaaaatttgacaatttGAACACTGAAAATAAAACTCCACCAAAAGAGTCTTTTTCCTGGTCCTTAATCTCGTCTTCACCTGTTCCAACTTTCCCTCGTCTTGAAACTGTACTGAACCCTGATGTCTTCGATGAAAACTGTTTATTAGAGACTCCTACCAGTGCCTCTACCGGCAAGTCCTTCAATGGCTCTGACGATCGGCTCAAATCTTATTCTTCAATTCTTTTGGAAGATCTGGCAGTATCTTTAACTGTTCCTTCACCTTTGAAATCAGATTCACATCTTAGTTTTCTTAGACCAACTTGTGTTACTGAACCTATATCAGAGGTTGATGGAAAGTGCTGtgagggatctgtactggaagaaGATGATGCGACTGAACAAGACATACACTTAACTTTGGATTCTGATAACTCAAGTGTTGGATCTTTGGAAGATTCAGGGGAAATAGGCAGCTTTCAGTACCATCCAAGTGAACCCATGCAGGCTGTTATAATGGAAAAGTCAAATGACCATTTCATTGTTAAAATAAGACGTGCTGTGTCTTCTAGTCCTCCGGTTTCTGATTCCTCACCAGAACGGACTGATAAAGCCGACCTAAGATCTATAAGAGCTATGGAAGGTAATACCATTGAAATGGAACCCAAGCAGGACACAAAGTCAGAAGAACATGACAGTCTAATGCTTCATTATGATCACTTAGATTCTGCTATTGTTGCAGAGAATTGTACAGTTGCTACAGAGATATCGGAGAGTGTCCCCCTCACAGTACAAGAAAATGAATCTGTGTTTAAGGTGCCTTCTAGTAGGAGTAAACCTGTAGACACCCCAGCTGAAATAAAACAAACTGCTGATGATATAAAGCCTTCTGAACTGGATACGGAAAATGCTACAAACTGTGTTAAGGAAGCATGCAATCCAGATCCACCTGCAGACATATTACCTATGGAAACATTTGATGACCACACCGTGGACTTAAatttgaagaaaaagaaaaggaaatcaTTAGATGGGGAACCATTTGCCAAACGTCAGAAAAAGTTATCTCCTCCTGACAAGGCTATAGGTATGATGCGTAATATGATTAAAGACTTGCACTTAGAGAAATCCAATAAGAGGAAACACAAAAGAGCTGTTAGTGATGGTGCTATAAACGTCCAGTCCTCCAATGACTCTCCAACTAACCTGTCTGCAAAGAACGTCATCAAAAAGAAGGGAGAAGTTGTTGTATCTTGGACAAG